In Lolium rigidum isolate FL_2022 chromosome 7, APGP_CSIRO_Lrig_0.1, whole genome shotgun sequence, the DNA window acatgttgtttgattcataggaacatagcctataggaaaaattcctataggaatcttgtagtgtaattcctataggaaaaaagcattagctcatacctcatggaaaaattcctttgctacaatcaaacaaacttcatcttcctataggattcaagtagacatgtcattccaatcctatacctttcctattcctatgtttttcctatccttcaaatcaaaggagccctaaatctTGTTAACAAATATTGGTGTCAAGTTGTGATTGTTTATCTTCATGGATTGTGCACCTCCATCCATAACACTCTTTGAGTGTATCTATAATGGAGCAGTATATTTGTCTCACAACAACCTTTTGCACTTTGGGATTTTAGTCATTGTTtcggttttttttttaaattcggGTTTTCCTACTTGATGAAGAGACAATGCTTTTACTTGTTGTTCTATTGTTTTATGCCTCATTAATCATGATTAAAGCATACCATATAATCTCCTGCATGAGAAAACACACTCCCATATCAAAGGAAGGGAGTATACCTCAATTTCGGGGAGCGGcgatttggctcccgggagcatttgctcccggttttttcgAAAAATTAGAACAAATCGAAAACTTATCAAAATATTCCGAAAAAATGATGCACGTACCTGATCATGGCGCGCACCAACGTGTAAAATTTCGTTGCAAAATGTCATCGTATGCACcctggacaaaaatgacaaattgccCAGGAggcatacgatgacatttcgcagcgaaatttcacaaggtggtgcgtgccatggtcaggtacgtgcatgatttttttcggaattgtttaaaaagttttgaaaaacaaaatttgctccccaaaaatccgggagcaaatgctcccgggagccaagacgaatttcGCTTTAAAATACAAATTGATTCTTTTTAAGTCGACGACAGGGGTTGTGCAGTCTGTTCTAGCCGGCCGGCCCGCACACAATTCCTTTCGGTTTCCTTTCCTAGCTCCAACGCCACGCGACCCCACGCACACCTCGCCTCACAGCGGAAAACCCGAACCGGAgcggagagcggcggcggcggcggcggcggcgatggcgggcgACGACAGGGAGAGGGACGTTGATGGGGCGACGCGCAGCCAGATGATGCAGAACCTCTTCGGCGAccagtcggaggacgacgacgacgaggagcccCTCGAGATCGTCGACGAGGACGACCAGCAGCCgccacagcagcagcagcgccaccACCACGACCTGGACCaggagaacgacgacgaggaagaagacgatggacGCAGCCACGCCCATGCCCACGACCCCTACCACTCGGTAACGCACATCCCAATCTCCCCTCTCGCCGTGATTCATCTCTCCTGCTCTACTCCCCATCCTGGGCTAGGGCTTAGCTTTTTCCTCGGGGAATCCTCGGTTCCAAGACCCGCGATTGGGGCTGTAACTTTTTCAGAAATTGGGCCGATTCCTGTTTTAGCGACCCCCCGAAATCTAACCGAAAACATTTGCAAGTAGAAATTTCAGAACAATTATTTGTGTGGTAGAATCTTGTGCATATATGAGGAATTCTGAGAGGTGTAGCAAGTGATCTGGAAAAACCATGGCTAAAGAGTTAAAAGATAGGTTCCTGCAGATTTCCCTATATGCCCTAATTCTTCATCGACACAAATAAAGCCAGTATCTGATCTTGCATTTGGTTAAAATTACTGGTGTGCTTACCCAGGAAGAAGGCGAAGGCGAGGCGGAGCATGGAGGGGAAGGTGAGGCAGAAGGAGAAGGCGAGAGTGAGGGGCAAATTGGGATGGAAGAGGAAAGTGAAGGAGAGGTTCATCCTGCTGATCTTGACCAAGGAGAAAGTGACGTGGAGAAGGTTCAGAGCTCGCCCGAAAGAGAACTGAGTGACGGGGTGATGCAAGCTGATGCAAGAGGCATGGAAAGTGAAGACGAGGGCTACGAGCGTCAGGCAGTTGCAAGCAGAAGAAGGCCGGCTGTTGCCTCCGAATCGGAGGGATCCGGAGATAATTACTACGTAGATCAAGCTCACCAAGATGAGGAAGCTCCTCAAAGGAAACCAAGGCAAGGAAAACCAAACTTCTGCTTGTTAAATTATGCATCATATGCTTTTAAGACCTGACATTACTAAGTAACCAGTTCGATGGTCGAATAATTGTTTATAGATCCTCCCAGTAGTTCAGTGACTCATAACAATCACAATATCATTACACAGATCaccaatggaggaagaaggagaagatgaaGTTGTCCGCGATGTGTTTGGTGATAGTGATGAAGACGAACCTGCTCCTTATCGTGCCCCGGATGAAATTGATGAAGATTTACGTGTAAGACTCAAAACTCACTTTCCTTGTCTTCCATCTATTCTAGCTAAAATGTAAGGATTTCAGAACTCCAGAAGAGATCTTAACAAGGGTTACCACTAGTGGAAAAATTTTCTGCAGTTAGTTATGACTATAGAAAGCAGTGGTTTTGTTGCTTACTGGATGATAATGATAATGTGGTACAtgttagtttagttttttttttaattgaTACAGAACAGCGGGGAATTTGGTAGACTATTATTATTTAATCCCACTGTACCTtgggattttgtcatttttgtgttccCCTATATAATTTCTAGCTTTGTTAAGCGGTCATGTGAACACCGTAATTTTTCTACATTTCTTGCATTTGTGCTGCATGAATATTGACCGACGCTTCCAATCAGATTTGATGTTTCACATCTATTGCTAATTATCTTGTTTAGAGCCCTCTCATGTGCCCTATGCACGCAATAAGTTTCCCTCATTCTTCTTTTGTAGAGATCTCCTATCGAAGATGAAGAGCAATATGAGAAAGACTTGCAGCCAGAGGATGTTGTGGGTGATGACAATATGCGGTATGAATCGGATGACAACCTTGAActgaaaacaaaagagaaaccaGTTGGGCCACCATTGAACTTGGTGGTTCCACTTCAGCAACCACCAGCCCGACCCGACAAAGTGAGCTGACTACAGAACCACATCTTTCAGTCTTCGACCATGCATCCGTTACGCACTGTTGTATTTCTGATGTATAAATGTATAATTGAATGTTGGTGCACTCGGCTTATCATTATATTGCCAACTACTCCCTGACATCTTTATACAGCATCTATTGAAGCATGAAGTCTAAAATCAGTATTATTTTCCTGTATAAGCCTGTTTTCATAAGctcgcttgcccatttgctttatCATGTCCATCAATTTTATTTTGTTGTTGCATGCCTTTTTCTGTTCTGCATGGCATACCTGCACATTGCTGCTTATTATGACTTCATATCTGTTACTACTTAATAATCCAATGCGTGATGTTCTATTTTATGCCTGGTACTCACCTGGCTGGTATAATAAAATGCCGCGACGGAAGAACTCATGCTGTGAAGAACAACATTCCTATACTTTGATGATAAAAGCATTTTGGTCTTGTTGATCTTTTTTTATGATATGCTCATATTAGAGATAAAACCATGTCATGTTTTTTGGCTTCAGTAGGAATGTTATAACCCATGCCAAATAGTTTTGCACTTCCACAGCTATTCAAGTAGGGTTttgttacccgcaaaaaaaaaagtagggTTTTGTCACTTAATGATTTATTGTCTTGTAGATGAATGTGATCAAGGTATCGAACATTATGGGGATTGATCCAAGGCCTTTTGACCCCAAAACGTACGAGGAAGAAGATGTTTATGTTACAGATGAATCTGGGACCAAGAAAAAAATACGACTGGAGGACAACATTGTGCGGTGGAGAAATGTTAGGAATGCTGATGGCACTACGTCTGTAAGTAGTTGGTTTTTTTATGTAGCTTTAGCATGATGATATCTTATGATTCAGAGTTATGCATTTATATTACATCACCATCTCCCGTATTCTCTCTCCTTGAAGTTGACGAGGCATTTTGTAGGATATCTAATTTATGAACGTGCTAGCCTACTTATAATATGATGATTGCATTGGATCTCTTGTATGTGCTTCCAACTTGTCTTCTTGTGTTCAAAGCACAATTTGACGCCTCACCTTTAAGCTGTGTGTTTGTTATGCTAACATAAGTTGCCTGCCGAAACTTCTCTTTTTATCATTGCGAGTAACCAAATGAAGGTTTTTGCTGGTGTTTGGCACTCCTATGCAGTATTTTCTTCGATGTTTTGCTGTTGTATTAGTGGGATTTGTCTTCTCTCGATTATTGAAGCTTTTGCACATTGATTTCTTGCAGGTTGAAAGTAATGCACGCTTTGTCAAATGGAAAGATGGAACCATGCAGCTGCTGATTGGCAATGAAGTTCTTGATATATCTGTACACGAAGCAAATCACGACCAGTCCCATCTGTTTTTGAGGAGTGGGAAGGTAGGTTATTTTCGTGTCTGCATTTGAACAGCATTGCCTGTAGCTTCCACAATACTTTTCACTGACCTGATTAATTGAATTGTAATACAGGGAGTTCTACAATCACAAGGAAGACTGTTACAGAAATTGAGATTTATGCCATCTTCCTTGTCTTCAAAGTCGCATCGTTTACTGACTGCTCTTGTTGATTCTCAAAATAAGAAAACAGTCAAGATGCAAAAATGGTTTGATGCTAAGGATCCTGAGAGAGTGAAGCACGAAAAAGAAAAGGTAACAAAAACTCAATATTTTGTCCACTTGTTGTATGTGCTCATTGACTTGCGCATGATTTGTGTTACTTAAGCTAAGGCTTCAGATATAGTAGCACTTGTGTCATGTTACACGTCCTCTTACATGTATCTCAGGGGATGCCGTAGGGCTTGACATGTTCTCCACATTTATGTTTTTTTTCTAACATAGTGCAAGTAGGACTTCCTAGTTCTTAGTAGGGTCTGCAGCATTAAATGCAGGTGCTGGTAACCTCATGAAGAACATGTATTTACCATATTAATAAACCTACAAGCAAAGCCTTCCCTTGTATGTGAGAGAACACAAAAGAAAGGGAACTCATTTCACCAGGAAAAGAACAGCATCCAGTCCAGCCCTTTGTTCCGCTCATTTTTTTTTCCTCTCTTTGATTGATCTTTCGAACTGCTTTCCCTCCCTACCAGATCAAAGAGGGAGGTTGGCAGAGTTGAGGGAGGGAGCGCTGGGGGTAGATCCTGTTGGGCGGCCGCCACCCTGTCCATTAGCAGCTTCCATTCCCAAAACATTTGGATGAGCCCGCAATTTTGTTTCTTTCTCCCCATTGTTTTTAATCATGAGACAATGATAGTTTGAATTCCAAGATAAGAACTTTACACTTTTGACTTCATAGATAACCATTTGACACATGAAGCTCTTACTTTCCCATTGAAGCCACTGAGCACACGAAGCTCTTACTTTCCCATTGAAGCTCTTACTTTGTGAAGCTTTAAACTCATTTCCTTAGTCACCTATTAATCAGTGTTGGTTACCATTTATTTTGTCTGACACTCTGCCAATGCATACCAGCTAGCACAAGTCAACATTATTAAACCTGTTATCTCTGTGGAGTTTGAGTTCGGTTACTTCTGAAGTTATACTCGTGTTTTTGTTCCATCTAAACATTTTCAGCCTATTTGGTCAAAAATTTATCGTAGTCATGATTTGGTTTGGAATCTGATGATTATGGTGCCAACATTCCAAACATTATATCCAGTAAAGTTGCCATTTATGAAGGCAGTATATGTTTATATGTCCCTTAGCTAGTGAGGCATATTCATCGTGTTTATTGCTgatctttttccttttttgttcaaAGCCGATTTCATGCGCTTTCCAGTGAAATTTGTCCTTTTCCACTGACATAGTAACTGTGCAGGCCGAGGGCCAAAATATTCGAGCCC includes these proteins:
- the LOC124674960 gene encoding protein LEO1 homolog translates to MAGDDRERDVDGATRSQMMQNLFGDQSEDDDDEEPLEIVDEDDQQPPQQQQRHHHDLDQENDDEEEDDGRSHAHAHDPYHSEEGEGEAEHGGEGEAEGEGESEGQIGMEEESEGEVHPADLDQGESDVEKVQSSPERELSDGVMQADARGMESEDEGYERQAVASRRRPAVASESEGSGDNYYVDQAHQDEEAPQRKPRSPMEEEGEDEVVRDVFGDSDEDEPAPYRAPDEIDEDLRRSPIEDEEQYEKDLQPEDVVGDDNMRYESDDNLELKTKEKPVGPPLNLVVPLQQPPARPDKMNVIKVSNIMGIDPRPFDPKTYEEEDVYVTDESGTKKKIRLEDNIVRWRNVRNADGTTSVESNARFVKWKDGTMQLLIGNEVLDISVHEANHDQSHLFLRSGKGVLQSQGRLLQKLRFMPSSLSSKSHRLLTALVDSQNKKTVKMQKWFDAKDPERVKHEKEKAEGQNIRAHSLLQRKREKVSRKYTQPSRRRQLSPGFLEDALDEDEENDNHYSSRRMASRGRFEDDLEAEAQAERRIINAKKSNLSRGAPRKPSFPPSRPPRRQEYSESEREEESEYETEGEDIEHSPTAGREDMLDEEDEYEEDVEEEAAMSDEEIQEPKRKRESGASGSQRRREVDSDEDSPPRKQQAGHRRKGVVFDSDDDE